From a region of the Sporichthyaceae bacterium genome:
- a CDS encoding NAD(P)/FAD-dependent oxidoreductase — protein sequence MSTAIVVGGGPNGLVAAAVLARAGVAVTVLEAADEVGGGTRTVEAIVPGLRHDECSAVHPMAVGSAALRSLELERHGLSWRLPEIDCVHPLDDGTAAALHRSVATTAAGLGRDGGRWRALFRRTSAGYDDLAEDILGPMTRLPHHPLRLARFGPPTLLPATMLARGFSTEAARALWGGVAAHAYRPLNRPLTSAIGLGILTAGHRHGWAVAAGGSRSIRDALAAVLEQHGAKIETGCEVTSVGDLPAADLVLFDLAPAAVAQILGDRMPAGVARAYRRFRRGPGAFKVDFAVEGGVPWTAQAARRAGTVHLGGDFAEIARGERDIHAGRMPERPFVLVGQQYLADPSRSVGDVHPVWSYAHVPHGYPGDATEAVIAQFERFAPGFRDRVVGTAVRTPTEMAVHNRNFVGGDILTGAKSAGQLLFGPRPGLHPYDVGVPGMYLCSAATPPGPGAHGMCGWHAAHRALEHLGQPG from the coding sequence GTGAGCACAGCGATCGTCGTCGGCGGCGGGCCCAACGGGCTCGTCGCCGCCGCTGTGTTGGCCCGTGCGGGGGTCGCGGTCACCGTCCTCGAGGCGGCCGACGAGGTCGGCGGCGGGACGCGTACGGTCGAGGCGATCGTGCCCGGCCTGCGGCATGACGAGTGCTCCGCGGTCCACCCGATGGCCGTGGGCTCGGCGGCGCTGCGCTCCCTGGAACTCGAGCGGCACGGCCTGTCCTGGCGACTGCCGGAGATCGACTGTGTGCACCCGTTGGACGATGGAACGGCCGCCGCGCTGCATCGCTCGGTGGCCACCACCGCCGCTGGTCTGGGGCGCGACGGCGGTCGGTGGCGGGCGCTGTTCCGGCGGACGTCCGCCGGCTACGACGACCTGGCCGAGGACATCCTCGGGCCGATGACCCGGCTGCCGCACCATCCGTTGCGGCTGGCCAGGTTCGGACCGCCCACCCTGTTACCCGCCACGATGCTGGCCCGCGGGTTCAGCACCGAGGCCGCGCGGGCCCTGTGGGGTGGGGTGGCCGCGCATGCCTACCGCCCCTTGAACCGCCCGCTCACCTCGGCCATCGGGCTCGGCATTCTGACGGCCGGTCACCGGCATGGCTGGGCGGTGGCAGCCGGTGGGTCGCGTTCGATCCGGGACGCGCTGGCGGCGGTGCTCGAGCAACACGGGGCGAAGATCGAGACGGGTTGCGAGGTCACCTCGGTCGGCGATCTGCCGGCGGCGGACCTGGTTCTGTTCGACCTCGCGCCTGCCGCGGTGGCGCAGATCCTCGGCGACCGAATGCCCGCCGGCGTCGCCCGCGCGTACCGGCGGTTCCGCCGCGGTCCGGGCGCGTTCAAGGTCGACTTCGCCGTCGAGGGTGGCGTGCCGTGGACCGCGCAGGCCGCGCGTCGCGCTGGGACGGTCCACCTCGGCGGGGACTTCGCCGAGATCGCCCGCGGCGAGCGCGACATTCATGCCGGGCGAATGCCGGAGCGCCCCTTCGTGCTGGTCGGCCAGCAGTACCTCGCCGACCCGAGCCGGTCCGTGGGCGACGTCCACCCGGTGTGGAGTTACGCGCACGTCCCGCACGGCTACCCGGGCGACGCCACCGAGGCGGTCATCGCGCAGTTCGAACGCTTCGCCCCGGGATTCCGGGATCGGGTGGTGGGCACCGCGGTGCGCACCCCGACCGAGATGGCCGTCCACAACCGCAACTTCGTCGGCGGCGACATCCTCACCGGCGCGAAAAGCGCCGGCCAGCTGCTGTTCGGGCCGCGCCCCGGCCTGCACCCCTACGACGTGGGCGTCCCCGGCATGTACCTCTGCTCGGCCGCCACGCCCCCCGGGCCCGGCGCCCACGGGATGTGCGGCTGGCACGCCGCGCACCGGGCGCTGGAGCACCTGGGCCAACCGGGTTGA
- a CDS encoding ABC transporter substrate-binding protein encodes MTAVPVAASLALVLAACGSGGSSSTAVAQQPAVPAPAAAAAPAAASASVATNTADSAPAPAAGAVAAKPAAVVKTAAVAAPAALKAHAQAQSAAAPAAEKAAAKPAEAHGSATGGTVAGENGNTLHALDTGGAVAANQKIADSKGGATDVGVTKDGIHMGTVSMHGMALGNVLIEPIVRGIRAEFESENDRGGILGRRLSLTDCDDGPGEVSRTKACIKKLATVDKVFGLLNITSWGAASSHDDLAQYHMPSIGQWAYSQTEWQDPFMFPTHMSMIHEAMAGAHWAVNVIKPKTYGLICLTSPEMQLACNEVQRVMDASGAKMVKRADVSISETSMSAYVLAFRAANPEHIIHYVINPATMAKFIVEAAQQGYYPPKGISGNHLAAEVLGQIFGQWPVGRYWTNTTYKLWGPEFTATMNKYARGNTGVNHHIVQSTYVGAQIMAQAARAVGPNLTRDRLIAELGNGDVYRSEAAMDQRFSYTPAERGGNWSHDMGQGREFMYKYTSENTTSNPDGSPNGFAPDSSQFVIYTWK; translated from the coding sequence GTGACGGCAGTACCCGTTGCGGCGAGCCTGGCGCTGGTGCTCGCGGCATGCGGAAGTGGCGGATCCAGCAGCACAGCAGTGGCCCAGCAACCCGCGGTCCCGGCCCCGGCAGCGGCCGCAGCCCCGGCGGCGGCATCGGCCTCGGTGGCGACGAACACGGCCGACTCGGCGCCTGCGCCTGCGGCAGGGGCAGTCGCCGCAAAGCCCGCGGCTGTGGTCAAGACAGCAGCGGTCGCCGCGCCGGCGGCGCTGAAGGCACATGCGCAGGCCCAGAGCGCCGCAGCCCCGGCAGCGGAAAAGGCGGCTGCGAAGCCTGCTGAAGCTCACGGATCAGCGACCGGCGGGACCGTGGCCGGCGAGAACGGCAACACCCTGCACGCCCTGGACACCGGCGGGGCCGTGGCCGCCAACCAGAAGATTGCAGACTCCAAGGGTGGCGCCACGGACGTCGGCGTCACCAAGGACGGGATCCACATGGGCACGGTGTCCATGCACGGCATGGCATTGGGCAATGTCCTGATCGAACCGATCGTGCGCGGCATCCGTGCCGAGTTCGAGTCCGAGAACGACCGCGGCGGCATCCTCGGCCGGCGGTTGTCCCTGACCGACTGCGACGACGGGCCCGGTGAGGTCTCGCGGACGAAGGCCTGCATCAAGAAGCTCGCGACCGTCGACAAGGTCTTCGGATTGTTGAACATCACCTCATGGGGCGCGGCGTCCTCCCACGACGACCTGGCTCAGTACCACATGCCGTCGATCGGTCAGTGGGCCTACTCGCAGACCGAGTGGCAGGACCCGTTCATGTTCCCCACCCACATGTCGATGATCCACGAGGCGATGGCCGGTGCTCACTGGGCAGTGAACGTCATCAAGCCCAAGACCTACGGCCTGATCTGCCTCACCAGCCCGGAGATGCAGCTGGCCTGCAACGAGGTCCAGCGGGTCATGGACGCCTCGGGCGCCAAGATGGTCAAGCGAGCCGACGTCTCGATCTCGGAAACCTCGATGAGCGCGTACGTGCTGGCGTTCCGGGCCGCGAACCCGGAGCACATCATCCACTACGTGATCAACCCGGCCACGATGGCGAAGTTCATCGTCGAGGCCGCCCAGCAGGGCTACTACCCGCCGAAAGGCATCTCCGGCAACCACCTGGCCGCCGAGGTTCTCGGCCAGATCTTCGGCCAATGGCCGGTCGGTCGTTACTGGACCAACACCACGTACAAGCTGTGGGGCCCGGAGTTCACGGCGACGATGAACAAGTACGCCCGAGGCAACACCGGCGTGAATCACCACATCGTGCAGTCGACCTACGTCGGCGCGCAGATCATGGCTCAGGCCGCCCGGGCCGTGGGGCCGAACCTCACGCGCGACCGACTGATCGCCGAACTCGGGAACGGCGATGTCTACCGTTCCGAGGCCGCCATGGATCAGCGGTTCTCCTACACCCCGGCCGAACGCGGCGGCAACTGGTCCCACGACATGGGTCAGGGCCGGGAGTTCATGTACAAGTACACGAGCGAGAACACCACCTCGAACCCGGACGGTTCGCCGAACGGCTTCGCGCCGGACTCGTCGCAGTTCGTTATCTATACCTGGAAGTAA
- a CDS encoding SDR family oxidoreductase, which yields MSAHSPYTPDLLADKRILVTGGGTGLGRGVAERLVEHGAQVHLWGRRPEVLAQAAEAIGQGRPGDSVHFQTVDVRDGAPVDAAMEQLWQDHGPLTGVVNNAAANFIAPTETLSPNAFDAVSSTVMKGSFHTTLAAGRRWIAEGLPGSVLSTLTTWVWTGSAFVVPSAMGKAAVHAMTMSLGVEWARYGIRVNAVAPGPIPTDYAWEMLNPTDSSSVGATQCDQIPMQRMGTVEELANLMMFLLSDACPYLTGQTIAMDGGQMLAGPNTFAGLSTLSTDDWAEIRETSKRASAAGKAQRG from the coding sequence ATGTCCGCACACAGCCCGTACACGCCGGATCTGCTTGCAGACAAGCGAATTCTCGTCACCGGTGGAGGCACCGGTCTGGGCCGTGGAGTCGCCGAGCGACTGGTGGAGCACGGCGCCCAGGTCCACCTGTGGGGTCGCCGCCCGGAGGTACTGGCGCAGGCCGCCGAGGCGATCGGTCAGGGCCGGCCCGGGGACTCCGTGCACTTCCAGACCGTCGACGTCCGCGACGGTGCCCCCGTCGACGCGGCCATGGAGCAGTTGTGGCAGGACCACGGACCGCTGACCGGCGTGGTGAACAATGCCGCGGCCAACTTCATCGCACCGACCGAAACCCTGTCCCCCAACGCATTCGACGCGGTCTCCTCGACAGTCATGAAGGGCTCCTTCCACACCACACTTGCCGCGGGGCGTCGGTGGATCGCCGAAGGCCTTCCCGGGTCGGTGCTCTCGACCTTGACGACCTGGGTGTGGACCGGATCTGCCTTCGTCGTGCCGTCGGCCATGGGAAAGGCCGCAGTGCACGCGATGACGATGTCGTTGGGCGTGGAATGGGCCCGGTACGGGATTCGCGTGAACGCCGTCGCTCCCGGGCCGATCCCGACCGACTACGCCTGGGAGATGCTCAACCCCACGGACTCCAGTTCGGTGGGCGCCACCCAGTGCGACCAGATCCCGATGCAGCGAATGGGGACGGTCGAGGAACTGGCGAACCTGATGATGTTCCTGCTCTCCGACGCCTGTCCTTACCTGACCGGGCAAACCATCGCGATGGACGGCGGGCAGATGCTCGCCGGTCCGAACACTTTCGCCGGGCTCTCGACGCTGAGCACGGACGACTGGGCCGAGATCCGCGAGACCAGCAAGCGCGCTTCGGCTGCCGGCAAGGCACAACGCGGCTGA
- a CDS encoding DUF3556 domain-containing protein, translating to MGFTKGDFPPVDVETFLDKPLMERTKTLALHWVEYGFGSPRMIHMTYIVKLLVLYVCVGVSLATWTSHLGPAWDVGGWWDQPIVYQKAIMWTMLLEAVGVAGSWGPLAGKFKPMTGGILFWARPGTIRLRPWRRVPLTNGDTRTIVDVALYLGFLATLLTAIVIPGHDSGSLLKVLPQNSSGLVRPALLIAPMVLLVLVGLRDKTIFLAARSEQYLPALFFFTVLDFTNMIVALKLLIVVVWMGAGISKFGHHFTQVVAPMVSNSPCMPSKTIKRLHYRNFPEDIRPSKIAGTLAHGGGTFIEICMPLLLLFSTNRDLTLTVVTVMVIFHVFIITTFPLAVPLEWNVLFAYAAIFLFAGFPAQDGYGVGDMSSAGLTVAIVAGLLFFPILGNLRPDLVSFLPSMRQYAGNWASATWAFAPGAEAKLNDGLIRPTVNQVDQLQAMGYPAAIAEITMQQTIGWRTMHSQGRGLFSLLLRHVPDIDRWTVREAEFACNSIIGFNFGDGHFHNEDLINALQKRCNWAPGEFIIAWVESQAIHRPYQEYKVIDAALGVIERGRWRVADAVEVQPWLPDGPIPMDIIWSRAEDPTPVPDAPTSKPVEAPA from the coding sequence ATGGGGTTCACGAAGGGCGACTTCCCGCCCGTGGACGTCGAGACCTTTCTCGACAAGCCGCTGATGGAGCGCACGAAGACGTTGGCCCTGCACTGGGTCGAGTACGGCTTCGGCTCGCCACGCATGATCCACATGACCTACATCGTCAAACTGCTGGTGCTCTACGTGTGCGTCGGCGTCAGCCTCGCCACGTGGACCTCGCATCTCGGCCCGGCCTGGGACGTGGGCGGCTGGTGGGACCAGCCGATCGTCTACCAGAAGGCGATCATGTGGACGATGCTGCTGGAGGCCGTCGGGGTGGCCGGGTCCTGGGGGCCGCTGGCCGGCAAGTTCAAGCCGATGACCGGCGGCATCCTGTTCTGGGCCCGGCCGGGCACCATCCGGCTGCGCCCGTGGCGGCGCGTGCCGCTGACCAACGGTGACACCCGGACCATCGTCGACGTCGCGCTCTACCTCGGTTTCCTGGCCACCTTGCTCACCGCGATCGTCATCCCCGGCCACGACAGCGGCTCGCTGCTCAAGGTGCTGCCGCAGAACAGCTCGGGGCTGGTCCGCCCGGCGTTGCTCATCGCGCCGATGGTGCTGCTGGTGCTGGTCGGCCTGCGCGACAAGACGATCTTCCTGGCGGCGCGCAGTGAGCAGTACCTGCCCGCCCTGTTCTTCTTCACGGTGCTCGACTTCACCAACATGATCGTCGCGCTCAAGTTGCTCATCGTGGTGGTCTGGATGGGCGCCGGGATCTCGAAGTTCGGTCACCACTTCACCCAGGTCGTCGCGCCGATGGTGTCGAACAGTCCGTGCATGCCGTCCAAGACGATCAAGCGGCTGCACTACCGGAATTTCCCCGAGGACATCCGTCCGTCGAAGATCGCCGGCACCCTGGCCCACGGCGGCGGCACCTTCATCGAGATCTGCATGCCGTTGCTGCTGCTGTTCTCGACCAACCGGGACCTGACCCTGACCGTCGTCACCGTCATGGTGATCTTCCACGTCTTCATCATCACCACGTTCCCGCTGGCGGTGCCGCTGGAGTGGAACGTGCTGTTCGCCTACGCCGCGATCTTCTTGTTCGCGGGCTTCCCGGCGCAGGACGGCTACGGGGTCGGCGACATGTCCTCGGCGGGACTGACCGTAGCGATCGTGGCCGGCCTGTTGTTCTTCCCGATCCTCGGGAACCTGCGCCCGGACCTGGTCTCCTTCCTGCCCTCGATGCGCCAGTACGCGGGCAACTGGGCATCCGCGACGTGGGCGTTCGCGCCCGGCGCGGAGGCCAAGCTCAACGACGGGCTCATCCGCCCCACCGTGAATCAGGTCGATCAGCTGCAGGCCATGGGCTATCCCGCTGCGATTGCGGAGATCACCATGCAGCAGACCATCGGCTGGCGGACCATGCACAGCCAGGGCCGCGGCTTGTTCTCGCTGCTGCTGCGCCACGTGCCGGACATCGACCGCTGGACGGTGCGCGAGGCCGAGTTCGCCTGCAACTCGATCATCGGCTTCAATTTCGGTGATGGACACTTCCACAACGAGGACCTGATCAACGCCCTGCAGAAGCGGTGTAATTGGGCCCCCGGCGAGTTCATCATCGCGTGGGTCGAGTCCCAGGCGATTCATCGGCCCTACCAGGAGTACAAGGTGATCGACGCGGCTCTCGGCGTCATCGAACGCGGCCGGTGGCGCGTCGCCGACGCCGTCGAGGTGCAGCCCTGGTTGCCCGATGGGCCGATCCCGATGGACATCATCTGGAGCCGGGCCGAGGACCCGACGCCGGTTCCTGACGCACCGACCAGCAAACCGGTCGAGGCGCCTGCGTGA
- a CDS encoding MarR family transcriptional regulator gives MESDVDPIEWSRRRWQQGRQPDAERFAAMAAILRTHQTVCAGLDRALKDYDISRTAYLILSTLYVSRQSSLRLGQISKHLMVHPTTITLAIDQLEKRGLVTRGPDPSDRRTIMATLTKKGTQALEDANRGLADVGYGLDGVTESLAITLTEILRQVRERLGDS, from the coding sequence ATGGAATCCGACGTCGACCCGATCGAGTGGTCGAGGCGTCGGTGGCAACAGGGTCGGCAACCTGACGCCGAGCGGTTCGCCGCCATGGCGGCGATCCTGCGCACCCATCAGACCGTCTGCGCCGGACTGGATCGTGCCCTCAAGGACTACGACATCAGCCGCACCGCCTACCTGATCCTGTCCACGCTCTACGTGAGCCGCCAGAGCAGTCTGCGCCTCGGGCAGATCAGCAAGCACCTCATGGTCCACCCCACCACCATCACCCTGGCGATCGACCAGTTGGAGAAGCGCGGTCTGGTCACCCGTGGCCCGGACCCGAGCGACCGGCGGACCATCATGGCGACCCTGACCAAGAAGGGGACACAGGCCCTCGAGGACGCCAACCGTGGCCTGGCCGACGTCGGTTACGGACTGGACGGCGTGACCGAGTCCTTGGCCATCACCCTCACCGAGATCCTGCGTCAGGTCCGCGAGCGCCTCGGCGACTCCTGA
- a CDS encoding MarR family transcriptional regulator: MDVDSVTWSKDRWTEAGQPEAEHFAAMTAILRLHVVVVGALDRALRAHELSRTGYLIMATLRISQHRTMTITSLGRSLLLHPTTISVAVDQLATRDLLDRRTCPEDRRTVQTSLTGRGTAVMDSVTNALADGHYGLSGVSDRLAITLTEVIRQVRQSLGDQ; this comes from the coding sequence GTGGACGTCGACAGTGTCACCTGGTCCAAGGACCGGTGGACCGAGGCCGGACAGCCGGAGGCGGAGCATTTCGCTGCCATGACAGCGATCCTGCGGCTGCACGTGGTCGTGGTCGGAGCCCTGGACCGTGCGTTGCGTGCACACGAACTCTCGCGCACCGGCTACCTGATCATGGCGACCCTGCGGATCAGCCAGCACCGCACGATGACGATCACGAGCCTCGGGCGCAGCCTGCTGCTGCATCCCACCACGATCAGTGTCGCGGTCGACCAGTTGGCCACTCGGGACCTGCTGGACCGCCGGACCTGCCCCGAGGATCGCCGTACGGTTCAGACCAGCCTGACCGGTCGGGGCACGGCGGTGATGGATTCGGTGACCAATGCGCTGGCCGACGGTCACTACGGGCTGTCCGGGGTCAGCGACCGCCTGGCCATCACGCTGACGGAGGTGATTCGACAGGTGCGGCAGTCCCTGGGGGACCAATGA
- a CDS encoding alpha/beta hydrolase — MASPVRFRRVLGLVVALAVAAVAPPAVAARSDSGAVANCRAVRVPVQLSVGTRAGLSGELCSATRAVPALQRAVQVLVAGTAYGRSYWDFPYQPENYSYVRAANAAGFATLNFDRIGIGESSRPPSPQVTIPSNAETIHQVIAQLRSGAVDGITYDHVVLVGHSMGSLMVWYEAAEYRDVDAVISSGILHTFDGPAVARFGATLYPAALDPRFAGRITDPGYLTTMPGTRAQSFYHLSTADPRVIEADERLKETATSFEAADVFGQEFPGTIGPARDPVCSAAAALCAGVAGTFWYGVTPKIDVPVLTVVGQYDNLLCGSGQPSRCADLGAIRADEAKYFSGSTRACLVLAQVLDSGHDLNLHRTAGSWFALANRWSAFALGQSRPGSRHDCWGPAAGVDRGIRFAW, encoded by the coding sequence ATGGCTTCGCCGGTGAGGTTCCGCCGAGTACTGGGTCTGGTGGTCGCACTCGCCGTTGCCGCGGTGGCGCCGCCGGCGGTTGCCGCTCGCAGCGACTCCGGTGCGGTCGCCAACTGTCGCGCGGTTCGAGTCCCTGTCCAGCTGAGCGTCGGCACCCGGGCGGGGTTGTCCGGCGAACTGTGCTCGGCGACGCGCGCCGTCCCGGCGCTGCAGCGTGCCGTCCAGGTGCTTGTGGCCGGCACCGCCTACGGTCGGTCGTACTGGGATTTCCCCTACCAGCCCGAGAACTACTCCTATGTGCGTGCGGCCAACGCCGCGGGTTTCGCGACCTTGAACTTCGACCGCATCGGTATCGGCGAGAGCAGCCGGCCGCCTAGCCCCCAGGTGACGATCCCGTCCAACGCCGAGACCATCCATCAGGTCATTGCCCAGTTGCGGTCCGGCGCCGTCGACGGAATCACCTACGACCACGTCGTCCTGGTCGGGCATTCCATGGGTTCGTTGATGGTCTGGTACGAGGCCGCCGAGTACCGGGACGTCGATGCGGTGATCTCCTCGGGGATCCTGCACACGTTCGACGGTCCGGCGGTGGCCCGGTTCGGCGCGACCTTGTATCCAGCTGCCTTGGATCCTCGCTTCGCCGGAAGGATCACCGACCCCGGCTACCTGACCACGATGCCGGGGACCCGAGCCCAGTCGTTCTACCACCTCTCGACCGCGGATCCGCGCGTCATCGAGGCGGACGAGCGGCTGAAGGAAACCGCCACCTCGTTCGAGGCCGCGGACGTGTTCGGCCAGGAATTTCCCGGCACGATCGGCCCGGCGCGCGATCCGGTCTGCTCCGCGGCGGCAGCTCTGTGCGCAGGTGTCGCCGGAACCTTCTGGTACGGGGTAACGCCGAAGATCGATGTGCCGGTCCTCACCGTCGTCGGCCAGTACGACAACCTGTTGTGCGGTTCGGGGCAACCGAGCCGCTGCGCCGACCTCGGGGCGATCCGCGCGGACGAGGCCAAGTACTTCAGCGGTTCGACACGTGCTTGCCTTGTGCTGGCGCAGGTTCTCGACTCAGGCCACGACCTGAATCTCCACCGCACCGCGGGGTCGTGGTTCGCGCTCGCGAATCGGTGGTCGGCGTTCGCGCTCGGGCAATCGAGGCCCGGATCGCGACACGACTGCTGGGGGCCGGCTGCCGGCGTCGACCGGGGCATCCGGTTCGCGTGGTGA
- a CDS encoding CaiB/BaiF CoA-transferase family protein, giving the protein MTTKQFPLDGLRVLDLSRAISGPYVGRMLADLGAEVVKVEVPGTDITQVFGPVRSGHTGLYVHQNAGKRNISIDLSAPTGAALVIELAAHADIVIENFRPGTVDRLGVGWEALSAANPRLIMLSVSGFGQWGPEAGRQAYAPVLHAETGLLGRQAEVNNSEPTDVVMALADSVTSLHGMIAVLAALRLRDTTGQGQYLDLSMFESMLATDDYTHYSLEGTYPVWPATGIVFAAVGGPLLVSADPKYLWHRLSRRWGLTDPEPDAPTAARIASRARVVRDWVKSFPDRSELIGALEEAGVAWAEVRTPATVMQSPTAIAREVFAAVDDRAGGTRPIMRMPYRFSGGACEPRGGAAFVGEHNHEVLRDWLDAEPDAIAVLEENGALVAPAGTSADPAGSAGVPGGHGEVA; this is encoded by the coding sequence GTGACGACCAAGCAGTTCCCCCTCGACGGGTTGCGGGTCCTGGACCTGTCCAGGGCCATCTCGGGACCCTACGTGGGCCGGATGCTTGCCGACCTCGGGGCCGAGGTGGTCAAGGTCGAGGTCCCGGGCACCGACATCACGCAGGTCTTCGGTCCGGTCCGGTCCGGACACACCGGCCTGTACGTGCATCAGAACGCCGGCAAGCGAAACATCTCGATCGACCTGTCTGCCCCGACCGGTGCGGCGTTGGTCATCGAGTTGGCGGCGCACGCCGACATCGTGATCGAGAACTTCCGGCCCGGGACGGTGGATCGCCTCGGGGTCGGATGGGAGGCGTTGTCGGCGGCGAACCCGCGCCTGATCATGCTGTCGGTCTCCGGGTTCGGCCAGTGGGGACCGGAAGCCGGACGTCAGGCCTACGCGCCCGTGCTCCACGCGGAGACCGGTCTGCTCGGACGTCAGGCCGAGGTGAACAACAGCGAACCGACCGACGTGGTGATGGCGTTGGCCGACTCGGTGACCTCCTTGCACGGCATGATCGCGGTCCTGGCGGCCCTGCGACTTCGGGACACCACCGGGCAGGGCCAGTACCTGGACCTGTCGATGTTCGAGTCGATGCTGGCGACCGACGACTACACCCACTACAGCCTCGAGGGGACCTATCCGGTCTGGCCCGCGACCGGAATCGTCTTCGCCGCCGTCGGCGGTCCGCTGCTGGTCTCGGCCGACCCGAAATACCTGTGGCACCGGCTCTCGCGCCGTTGGGGGCTCACCGACCCGGAGCCGGACGCGCCCACCGCGGCGCGGATCGCCAGTCGCGCCCGGGTCGTGCGCGACTGGGTCAAGTCCTTCCCCGACCGGTCAGAACTCATCGGTGCCCTCGAGGAGGCCGGCGTGGCCTGGGCGGAGGTGCGCACCCCGGCCACCGTCATGCAGTCGCCCACCGCGATCGCCCGGGAGGTGTTCGCCGCCGTCGACGACCGGGCCGGCGGAACCCGTCCGATCATGCGCATGCCCTACCGGTTCTCCGGCGGAGCCTGCGAACCCCGGGGCGGTGCCGCGTTCGTCGGTGAGCACAACCACGAGGTCCTGCGGGACTGGCTCGACGCCGAGCCGGACGCGATCGCCGTGCTCGAGGAGAACGGCGCGTTGGTAGCCCCCGCCGGGACGAGTGCGGATCCGGCCGGGTCCGCCGGCGTTCCCGGTGGCCACGGGGAAGTCGCCTGA